The Syngnathus typhle isolate RoL2023-S1 ecotype Sweden linkage group LG1, RoL_Styp_1.0, whole genome shotgun sequence genome includes a window with the following:
- the ufsp1 gene encoding inactive Ufm1-specific protease 1 isoform X1, protein MEIDWGGSATGNVNVMTKATTLLTNVHTDLPLPIAEPLKTSLVEGDYQYYHYGCDGQDDRGWGCGYRTIQSMASWLGSNVKPQVQNKPPPSIPEIQQALVSMMDKPSSFLGSKEWIGTFEASLVLSYFYDVPCRLVHVRSGGAELEQVAVETLHRHFSKHRCPVMMGGDRDNSSKGVMGVCTGAAGSYLLIVDPHYYGGQLERGEVQRRGWAAWKKLASFNQSSFYNLCLPQIGGSIT, encoded by the coding sequence ATGGAAATTGATTGGGGTGGAAGCGCTACTGGAAATGTAAATGTTATGACGAAAGCGACAACTCTTTTGACGAACGTCCACACTGATCTGCCGCTCCCTATTGCAGAGCCTCTTAAAACGAGCCTCGTTGAAGGGGACTACCAGTACTACCATTATGGTTGCGATGGACAAGATGACAGAGGTTGGGGATGTGGATACCGCACCATCCAGTCTATGGCTTCCTGGCTGGGATCTAATGTGAAACctcaggtccaaaacaaaccTCCACCAAGCATCCCAGAGATCCAACAAGCCTTGGTGTCTATGATGGACAAACCGAGCTCATTTCTGGGTTCCAAGGAGTGGATTGGGACTTTCGAAGCCTCTCTGGTGCTCTCTTATTTTTATGATGTTCCCTGTAGGTTGGTGCACGTCAGAAGCGGAGGAGCAGAGCTGGAGCAGGTCGCCGTGGAGACGCTCCATCGGCACTTTAGCAAACACAGATGTCCTGTTATGATGGGTGGAGATAGGGACAACTCGTCAAAGGGGGTGATGGGGGTGTGCACTGGGGCCGCTGGGAGCTACCTGCTGATTGTAGACCCCCACTACTATGGAGGTCAGCTGGAGAGGGGAGAGGTGCAAAGACGAGGCTGGGCAGCATGGAAAAAATTGGCGTCTTTCAATCAATCTTCTTTTTATAATCTCTGTTTACCTCAGATTGGTGGAAGCATCACTTAA
- the ufsp1 gene encoding inactive Ufm1-specific protease 1 isoform X2: MASWLGSNVKPQVQNKPPPSIPEIQQALVSMMDKPSSFLGSKEWIGTFEASLVLSYFYDVPCRLVHVRSGGAELEQVAVETLHRHFSKHRCPVMMGGDRDNSSKGVMGVCTGAAGSYLLIVDPHYYGGQLERGEVQRRGWAAWKKLASFNQSSFYNLCLPQIGGSIT; encoded by the coding sequence ATGGCTTCCTGGCTGGGATCTAATGTGAAACctcaggtccaaaacaaaccTCCACCAAGCATCCCAGAGATCCAACAAGCCTTGGTGTCTATGATGGACAAACCGAGCTCATTTCTGGGTTCCAAGGAGTGGATTGGGACTTTCGAAGCCTCTCTGGTGCTCTCTTATTTTTATGATGTTCCCTGTAGGTTGGTGCACGTCAGAAGCGGAGGAGCAGAGCTGGAGCAGGTCGCCGTGGAGACGCTCCATCGGCACTTTAGCAAACACAGATGTCCTGTTATGATGGGTGGAGATAGGGACAACTCGTCAAAGGGGGTGATGGGGGTGTGCACTGGGGCCGCTGGGAGCTACCTGCTGATTGTAGACCCCCACTACTATGGAGGTCAGCTGGAGAGGGGAGAGGTGCAAAGACGAGGCTGGGCAGCATGGAAAAAATTGGCGTCTTTCAATCAATCTTCTTTTTATAATCTCTGTTTACCTCAGATTGGTGGAAGCATCACTTAA
- the pop7 gene encoding ribonuclease P protein subunit p20, translating to MTEPRNPGMSSLPAVAAAMQPSDNPCAVDIDPVEYTLRKRLPRKLPKRRNDVYVNMKTDFRAQLARCQKLLDGGSGHREICVHGLGLAINRAINIALQLQASSQGALQLAANTSTVELVDDLEPEDPDEAAEPLTRTRNNSAIHIKVFYPDPL from the coding sequence ATGACCGAGCCTCGCAATCCGGGGATGTCATCCCTCcccgccgtcgccgccgccatGCAACCCTCCGACAACCCCTGTGCTGTCGACATTGACCCGGTGGAGTACACGCTCCGAAAACGACTCCCCCGTAAACTGCCCAAGAGGCGCAATGACGTGTACGTCAACATGAAGACGGACTTCCGGGCGCAGCTCGCCCGCTGTCAGAAGCTTCTGGACGGCGGCAGCGGCCACCGGGAGATCTGCGTGCACGGTCTGGGACTGGCCATCAACCGGGCCATTAACATCGCGCTGCAGCTGCAGGCCAGCAGCCAGGGGGCGCTGCAGCTGGCCGCCAACACATCCACGGTGGAGCTGGTTGACGATTTGGAGCCGGAGGACCCCGACGAGGCCGCTGAGCCCCTGACGCGAACGCGCAACAATTCGGCCATCCACATCAAGGTTTTTTACCCTGATCCCTTGTGA
- the epoa gene encoding erythropoietin isoform X2, giving the protein MDFPGLLALLLMVLEWTCPSLPSPLRPICDRRVLNHFIKEAKDAQVAMNSCRDGCTLSQSVSIPQTAVDFDVWERKNAAEKAQEVQCGLWLLQQALSLLRGSVTNAALHTHIDNLVRNVLSVKAVLRSLNIPDYTPPASSAGPENTWRASTAAELLQAYVNFLRGKVHHLLTDAQACQQDVS; this is encoded by the exons ATGGACTTTCCCG GACTACTTGCCTTGCTGTTGATGGTGTTGGAGTGGACCTGCCCAAGCCTCCCATCCCCGCTGAGGCCCATCTGCGACCGGAGGGTCCTGAACCATTTCATCAAAGAAGCCAAAGACGCCCAAGTCGCCATG AATTCCTGCCGGGATGGATGCACCCTTTCCCAGTCCGTCAGCATTCCCCAAACTGCAGTCGACTTTGACGTCTGGGAGAGGAAAAAT GCCGCCGAGAAAGCTCAGGAAGTGCAGTGCGGCCTGTGGCTTCTGCAGCAGGCCCTCAGCTTGCTGCGCGGCTCCGTCACCAACGCGGCGCTGCACACTCACATCGACAACTTGGTGAGGAACGTGCTCAGCGTCAAAGCCGTGCTACGCAGCCTCAACATCCCG GACTACACGCCTCCGGCGAGCTCGGCGGGCCCGGAGAACACATGGCGGGCGTCCACGGCGGCCGAATTGCTCCAAGCGTACGTTAACTTCCTGCGCGGCAAAGTCCACCACCTTCTCACGGACGCGCAGGCCTGTCAGCAAGACGTCAGCTGA
- the epoa gene encoding erythropoietin isoform X1, whose product MLQNTGRGLLALLLMVLEWTCPSLPSPLRPICDRRVLNHFIKEAKDAQVAMNSCRDGCTLSQSVSIPQTAVDFDVWERKNAAEKAQEVQCGLWLLQQALSLLRGSVTNAALHTHIDNLVRNVLSVKAVLRSLNIPDYTPPASSAGPENTWRASTAAELLQAYVNFLRGKVHHLLTDAQACQQDVS is encoded by the exons ATGTTGCAGAACACCGGTAGAG GACTACTTGCCTTGCTGTTGATGGTGTTGGAGTGGACCTGCCCAAGCCTCCCATCCCCGCTGAGGCCCATCTGCGACCGGAGGGTCCTGAACCATTTCATCAAAGAAGCCAAAGACGCCCAAGTCGCCATG AATTCCTGCCGGGATGGATGCACCCTTTCCCAGTCCGTCAGCATTCCCCAAACTGCAGTCGACTTTGACGTCTGGGAGAGGAAAAAT GCCGCCGAGAAAGCTCAGGAAGTGCAGTGCGGCCTGTGGCTTCTGCAGCAGGCCCTCAGCTTGCTGCGCGGCTCCGTCACCAACGCGGCGCTGCACACTCACATCGACAACTTGGTGAGGAACGTGCTCAGCGTCAAAGCCGTGCTACGCAGCCTCAACATCCCG GACTACACGCCTCCGGCGAGCTCGGCGGGCCCGGAGAACACATGGCGGGCGTCCACGGCGGCCGAATTGCTCCAAGCGTACGTTAACTTCCTGCGCGGCAAAGTCCACCACCTTCTCACGGACGCGCAGGCCTGTCAGCAAGACGTCAGCTGA